The Nitrospinaceae bacterium genome has a segment encoding these proteins:
- the iscU gene encoding Fe-S cluster assembly scaffold IscU: MAYSDKVVDHYNNPRNVGSMDKNDTEVGTGVVGAPECGDVMKLQVKVNGDGVIEDAKFKTFGCGSAIASSSLATEWLKGKTVDEAQEIKNTQIVEELNLPPVKIHCSVLAEDAIKSALNDYRTKKGMPTVGDAQSAV; the protein is encoded by the coding sequence ATGGCTTACAGCGACAAGGTGGTCGATCATTACAATAACCCACGTAATGTGGGCTCTATGGATAAAAACGATACTGAAGTGGGCACTGGCGTCGTGGGGGCCCCGGAGTGCGGCGACGTGATGAAGCTTCAGGTGAAGGTGAACGGGGACGGCGTTATTGAAGATGCGAAATTTAAAACCTTCGGCTGCGGCAGTGCCATTGCTTCAAGCTCTTTGGCTACTGAGTGGCTAAAAGGCAAGACCGTGGATGAGGCGCAAGAGATCAAGAACACGCAAATCGTCGAGGAGCTGAACCTTCCTCCGGTCAAAATTCACTGTTCGGTCCTAGCCGAGGATGCCATTAAATCAGCGCTGAACGATTACCGCACCAAAAAAGGCATGCCGACTGTCGGGGATGCCCAGTCTGCCGTTTAG
- a CDS encoding enoyl-CoA hydratase/isomerase family protein produces MSAAEEKFAGGKLLVRREGAIASITLNHPDKMNSIELEMWAALARLVPELDGDDAIRVLVFRGAGERAFSAGADISRFAEERSNSAQAREYSAQFLPGLDAVEAFSKPTVAMIRGACVGGGAELAAATDIRIAGESSRFGVPVAKLGLVAGYSELRRFVHIIGPARTMDMLLTARLYSAEEMLGAGFLARVVSDEEVEKTVMETAERIASLAPLTQKWHKEFVKTILRDPALASLSEEDISKQFAGFDTEDFREGVDAFLNKRSPRFKGR; encoded by the coding sequence TTGAGTGCCGCAGAAGAAAAATTCGCAGGTGGAAAACTCCTTGTTCGTCGCGAGGGGGCGATAGCCTCCATTACGCTTAATCATCCAGATAAAATGAACTCGATTGAGCTTGAAATGTGGGCCGCGCTGGCGCGGCTTGTGCCCGAGCTTGACGGAGATGATGCGATTCGCGTCCTCGTGTTTCGGGGGGCGGGAGAGCGCGCCTTTTCGGCGGGTGCTGATATTTCGCGCTTTGCCGAGGAGCGCTCGAATTCTGCCCAGGCGCGAGAGTATTCTGCGCAATTTTTGCCCGGCCTCGATGCCGTTGAGGCGTTCTCCAAGCCCACTGTGGCGATGATAAGAGGGGCTTGTGTTGGTGGTGGCGCTGAATTGGCCGCTGCGACTGACATTCGAATCGCGGGTGAATCTAGCCGTTTCGGCGTGCCGGTGGCGAAGCTGGGTCTTGTGGCCGGGTATTCGGAACTGAGGCGCTTTGTTCATATCATTGGCCCTGCCCGCACGATGGACATGTTGCTCACGGCCCGGCTTTATTCGGCCGAGGAGATGCTTGGCGCGGGATTTTTGGCCCGTGTGGTGTCCGATGAGGAAGTAGAGAAAACGGTGATGGAGACGGCCGAGCGCATCGCCTCCCTCGCTCCTCTCACACAGAAGTGGCATAAAGAATTTGTGAAAACCATTCTTCGCGATCCGGCCCTTGCCTCGCTTTCCGAGGAGGATATCTCTAAGCAGTTTGCCGGATTCGACACCGAGGACTTTAGGGAGGGCGTTGATGCCTTCCTTAACAAACGCTCGCCCCGCTTCAAAGGGAGATAA
- a CDS encoding IscS subfamily cysteine desulfurase — protein MSLKFPIYMDYQATTPLDPRVLEEMIPYFTDTFGNAASRNHSYGWDAEKAVDDGRERIANVIGADPREIVFTSGATESDNMALKGVAEMYKTKGKHIITSMIEHKAIIDSAKRLETWGFDVTYLTPREDGMTTAKMVEEAMTDETILVSIMSANNEIGVLNPIREIGQLCRSRKVLFHTDGTQSFGKVPVDVNDDFIDLMSMSAHKIYGPKGVGALYVRRRKPRVRLAAIIDGGGHERGMRSGTLNVSGIVGFGKAAQLCQEEMVEEGLRLSNMRDKFKSTLMESLDEVYVNGHETQRIPGNLNISFPYVEGESLIMGLKDVAVSSGSACTSASLEPSYVLKAMGRGDELAHSSIRYGLGRFTTQEEVDFVAEKTVEVVNRMREMSPLYEMVKEGVDLSKVEWAHH, from the coding sequence ATGAGCCTTAAGTTTCCAATCTACATGGACTACCAGGCGACGACGCCGCTGGATCCGCGTGTGCTCGAGGAGATGATCCCTTATTTCACCGACACATTTGGCAATGCCGCGAGCCGCAACCACAGCTATGGCTGGGACGCAGAAAAAGCTGTTGACGATGGTCGCGAGCGAATCGCAAATGTTATTGGCGCAGACCCGCGCGAGATAGTATTCACAAGCGGCGCCACCGAGTCCGACAACATGGCACTCAAAGGCGTCGCCGAGATGTACAAGACGAAGGGCAAGCACATCATCACCTCGATGATCGAGCACAAGGCCATCATCGATTCGGCCAAGCGTCTTGAGACATGGGGTTTTGATGTGACCTACCTCACGCCCCGTGAAGACGGCATGACCACCGCAAAGATGGTGGAGGAGGCTATGACCGACGAGACTATCCTCGTCTCCATCATGTCCGCCAACAACGAGATCGGCGTCCTTAACCCGATCCGCGAAATCGGCCAGCTTTGCCGCTCAAGAAAGGTGCTCTTCCATACCGACGGCACCCAGAGCTTCGGCAAAGTCCCTGTCGATGTAAACGATGACTTTATTGATCTGATGTCCATGTCCGCACACAAGATTTACGGGCCCAAGGGTGTCGGCGCGCTTTATGTGCGTCGCAGAAAGCCCCGCGTTCGCCTCGCCGCCATTATTGACGGCGGCGGCCATGAGCGCGGTATGCGCTCAGGAACGCTGAACGTCAGCGGCATCGTCGGTTTCGGCAAGGCGGCCCAGCTCTGCCAGGAGGAGATGGTCGAGGAGGGTCTGCGCCTCTCGAATATGCGCGATAAATTTAAGTCGACGCTCATGGAAAGCCTCGATGAAGTTTACGTAAACGGCCACGAAACCCAGCGGATTCCCGGCAACCTCAACATCAGTTTTCCGTATGTCGAGGGCGAGTCGCTCATTATGGGCCTCAAGGACGTGGCGGTTTCCTCCGGTTCGGCCTGCACCTCAGCCAGCCTGGAGCCGAGCTATGTACTCAAAGCAATGGGCCGAGGAGACGAATTAGCGCATTCGTCGATTCGCTACGGCCTGGGCCGTTTCACCACACAAGAGGAAGTGGACTTCGTGGCCGAAAAAACGGTCGAAGTCGTAAACCGTATGCGCGAAATGAGCCCGCTCTACGAGATGGTCAAAGAAGGCGTCGATCTCTCAAAAGTGGAATGGGCGCACCATTAA
- a CDS encoding Rrf2 family transcriptional regulator: MIGAPYFWVDLAMITFSKRTDYGLIALSHLAAQEDGEATNAKAIAAQYGIPPELLAKTLQLLAKNDIVESKNGPKGGYVLSRSPESISVHEVIQAIEGHVAMANCQVAEASVCDQLESCPLLRPMERIQQRVVELLKQMTVLDMSDLSVGEIR, from the coding sequence TTGATCGGCGCCCCCTATTTTTGGGTGGATTTGGCGATGATTACATTTTCAAAGAGAACGGATTACGGACTTATCGCCCTCTCCCATCTGGCGGCTCAGGAGGATGGCGAGGCAACGAACGCCAAAGCCATCGCCGCGCAGTATGGAATTCCCCCTGAGCTTTTGGCCAAAACCCTTCAGCTACTGGCGAAAAACGATATTGTTGAATCAAAAAACGGGCCCAAAGGAGGCTATGTCCTCTCCCGAAGCCCGGAGAGTATTTCTGTGCATGAAGTCATACAGGCGATAGAGGGACACGTCGCCATGGCAAACTGCCAGGTTGCAGAGGCCTCGGTTTGTGATCAGCTTGAGAGTTGTCCTCTACTTAGACCAATGGAGCGTATCCAGCAGAGAGTTGTCGAGCTTTTGAAGCAGATGACTGTTCTGGATATGTCCGATTTATCCGTAGGAGAAATTAGATGA
- a CDS encoding 2Fe-2S iron-sulfur cluster binding domain-containing protein codes for MRGIMAKLHFIDEDKTFDIGVGQNILEVALDNGFDLDHACGGVCACSTCHIKVREGFDLFPEAEEEEEDQLDNARDVDLSSRLACQCVLQEETGQVITVEIPFWNVNLVQEGPDAARESH; via the coding sequence ATGAGGGGTATTATGGCAAAATTGCATTTTATAGACGAAGACAAAACGTTTGATATCGGGGTGGGACAGAATATCCTGGAAGTTGCTCTCGATAATGGGTTTGATCTTGATCACGCCTGTGGCGGCGTATGCGCCTGCTCTACTTGCCACATCAAGGTTCGCGAAGGTTTTGATCTATTTCCGGAGGCCGAGGAGGAGGAAGAGGACCAACTCGACAACGCTCGGGACGTGGATCTTAGCAGTCGCCTGGCTTGCCAGTGCGTACTTCAAGAAGAGACGGGCCAGGTGATCACGGTTGAGATTCCGTTCTGGAACGTGAACCTGGTCCAGGAAGGCCCCGACGCCGCCCGAGAGAGCCACTAA
- a CDS encoding ABC transporter substrate-binding protein, whose translation MKCKKNGYWIRWTTTLAASLLLAGLAFPRFGYVQEKPEKRVVVGAVLDLTGPGAARGRHARDALLLEETRFNENKDSSVARVHLVTIDSEGKALVAAKAVERLADEFGAVAVVGPGGRGEALAAAQKAEEKRIPLVALSAPEEIFEPLKRWVFSTAHRATTAVSLSYFHVRSRGFNKIAILSSDDAMGREGREALSALAPEAGLSIFLNHKFSDKEHNFLPFLKKANLRGAQVFLHWSNGASRLALARARQALDLRIPVYLSTMVSRRYGNGSSSRSTEGLIFPVPRLFAVHLFSKTATDWREAHEFRASFLSRFGQTPDGLAGYAADAFRLIAESLKGANASRGKVRRKIEVSSPFVGLTGTYRFSETDHNGLKPNSLVLIQIKKGKWTLARTKNR comes from the coding sequence ATGAAATGTAAAAAAAACGGCTACTGGATTCGATGGACAACGACACTGGCGGCGTCGCTTTTGCTGGCTGGCCTCGCCTTCCCGAGGTTTGGGTATGTCCAGGAAAAGCCCGAGAAAAGGGTTGTGGTTGGGGCGGTCTTGGATCTTACGGGTCCGGGGGCGGCGCGTGGACGCCATGCGCGCGACGCGCTGCTTTTAGAGGAAACCCGGTTTAATGAGAATAAAGATTCGTCAGTAGCGCGAGTGCACCTCGTGACGATTGATTCGGAAGGAAAGGCCCTGGTTGCTGCCAAGGCAGTGGAAAGGCTGGCAGATGAGTTTGGCGCCGTGGCTGTCGTAGGTCCTGGCGGAAGGGGGGAGGCGCTTGCTGCGGCCCAAAAGGCAGAAGAAAAGCGCATTCCTCTTGTTGCGCTATCGGCGCCCGAGGAAATTTTTGAACCCTTGAAAAGGTGGGTGTTTTCGACGGCTCATCGGGCAACGACTGCGGTGAGCCTCTCTTATTTTCATGTCCGCTCCAGGGGTTTTAATAAAATTGCTATATTGTCCTCGGATGATGCTATGGGCAGAGAAGGCCGAGAGGCGCTCAGTGCCTTGGCCCCCGAAGCGGGTCTTTCGATTTTTTTAAACCATAAATTTTCAGACAAGGAACATAATTTTCTTCCCTTCCTTAAAAAGGCGAATCTGCGAGGAGCGCAGGTATTTCTTCACTGGAGCAATGGTGCCTCGCGTCTGGCGCTTGCGCGTGCCCGGCAGGCGCTCGATCTAAGGATACCCGTATATCTTTCGACAATGGTTTCGAGGCGCTACGGCAATGGAAGTTCGAGTCGCTCGACTGAAGGGTTGATATTTCCTGTTCCAAGATTGTTCGCTGTCCATCTATTTTCGAAAACGGCGACCGATTGGCGAGAAGCGCATGAGTTTCGCGCTAGTTTTTTAAGCCGTTTCGGCCAGACGCCAGATGGGTTGGCTGGGTATGCGGCGGATGCTTTTCGGTTGATTGCCGAATCGCTTAAAGGCGCTAATGCGAGCAGGGGAAAAGTACGCAGGAAAATTGAGGTCTCATCTCCATTTGTTGGCCTGACAGGTACCTATCGGTTTAGCGAGACCGATCATAATGGCCTCAAACCCAATTCTCTTGTTCTGATTCAGATAAAAAAGGGAAAATGGACGCTGGCCAGGACAAAAAACCGATAA
- a CDS encoding iron-sulfur cluster assembly accessory protein, which translates to MTIEVTEKAIANVKRFMESENKPNNIVRVGVRGGGCSGLSYVLQFEDAATINMMDQVIEKDGVRIVVDKKSMLYLAGTTLDYEDGLSGKGFTFKNPNARQACGCGESFSL; encoded by the coding sequence ATGACAATTGAAGTTACCGAAAAGGCAATCGCCAACGTTAAAAGGTTCATGGAAAGCGAAAACAAACCCAATAACATTGTCAGGGTTGGTGTTCGCGGCGGTGGTTGCTCGGGTCTTTCTTATGTTCTTCAGTTCGAGGATGCCGCTACCATCAACATGATGGATCAGGTCATTGAAAAAGACGGTGTCCGAATTGTTGTGGATAAAAAGAGCATGCTTTATTTGGCGGGAACGACCCTCGACTACGAGGATGGCTTGTCGGGCAAGGGGTTTACCTTCAAGAATCCCAATGCAAGGCAGGCTTGTGGTTGCGGAGAAAGTTTTTCTCTTTAG
- the iscX gene encoding Fe-S cluster assembly protein IscX: MLEKFSWDDAEDIGIALSENHPTIDPLQVRFTDLHQRVLDLENFEDDPKKSTEGKLEAIQMAWLEEFQDAQND, from the coding sequence ATTTTGGAAAAGTTTTCATGGGACGATGCCGAGGACATTGGCATTGCGCTATCTGAGAATCATCCCACCATCGATCCGCTTCAGGTCCGCTTCACGGATCTGCATCAAAGGGTTCTTGATCTTGAGAATTTCGAGGACGATCCGAAAAAATCCACAGAAGGAAAGCTTGAGGCGATTCAAATGGCCTGGCTTGAGGAATTTCAGGACGCGCAAAATGACTAG
- the mutY gene encoding A/G-specific adenine glycosylase encodes MSNQRRPKKQTSLSSTLTPVVRRQIRAKLLKWYDSEKRSFPWRGEKDPYRIWVSEVMLQQTRTDTIQGRYPAFISRFPTLAALADAPLEAVLTEWQGLGYYSRARNLHRAARILAESHGGNLPEDKISLQALPGFGPYMAGAVSSIAFGERSPAVDGNAIRVLSRLVDLAEATDHPAGKTILDTEAEILVPPSRPGDFNQAIMDLSAGVCLPRAPRCHTCPIAKQCAAALKGTTHLRPVKTKKKPPLEVTVFQLWAENRKTIRLIQRDENGLFGGMWELPSLMVEGRPDSPDLKALASLRRATLGPGWKTGKETTRLVRTLTHRKILFIVYRAEVGSAAKKSPASDDALWAKEDDLAALPISTAQRAVIDAVREAEIDGQGKLF; translated from the coding sequence ATGTCAAATCAACGCAGGCCAAAAAAACAAACGTCGCTCTCCTCGACCCTCACACCCGTCGTGCGGAGACAGATTCGCGCAAAACTTCTCAAATGGTACGACTCGGAAAAAAGGTCTTTTCCTTGGCGCGGCGAAAAAGACCCTTACCGTATCTGGGTTTCCGAGGTCATGCTCCAGCAAACCCGAACCGACACTATCCAGGGGCGATACCCGGCATTCATCTCCCGCTTTCCAACACTCGCCGCCCTTGCCGATGCGCCGCTTGAGGCTGTTCTCACAGAATGGCAAGGACTCGGCTATTACTCGCGCGCCCGAAACCTCCATCGCGCCGCACGGATTCTAGCCGAATCACATGGTGGCAATCTGCCCGAAGACAAAATATCGCTTCAGGCCCTTCCCGGATTCGGCCCCTATATGGCTGGCGCCGTCTCTAGCATCGCTTTTGGAGAACGCTCCCCGGCGGTGGACGGAAACGCCATACGAGTCCTGAGCCGGCTTGTCGATCTTGCCGAGGCCACAGACCACCCGGCAGGAAAGACGATTCTCGATACCGAGGCCGAAATCCTGGTCCCGCCCTCTCGGCCAGGGGATTTCAACCAGGCCATCATGGATCTAAGCGCCGGGGTCTGCCTGCCAAGGGCCCCCCGCTGCCATACATGTCCTATCGCAAAACAATGCGCTGCCGCCCTCAAGGGCACCACCCACCTTCGGCCCGTGAAAACCAAAAAGAAACCACCCCTGGAGGTCACCGTCTTTCAGCTCTGGGCGGAAAACAGAAAAACCATCCGGCTCATTCAACGCGACGAAAATGGCCTGTTCGGAGGAATGTGGGAGTTGCCGAGCCTGATGGTGGAAGGGCGGCCCGATAGCCCGGACCTTAAAGCGCTTGCAAGCCTGCGTCGCGCCACGCTGGGGCCCGGCTGGAAAACGGGAAAAGAGACCACCCGCCTCGTTCGGACCCTCACCCATCGAAAAATTTTATTTATTGTTTACAGAGCCGAGGTAGGCAGCGCCGCGAAAAAATCGCCTGCCAGCGATGATGCCCTATGGGCCAAAGAGGACGACCTCGCCGCCCTACCCATCTCCACCGCACAAAGGGCCGTTATTGATGCTGTGCGGGAAGCAGAGATTGACGGGCAGGGAAAGCTTTTTTAG
- the hscA gene encoding Fe-S protein assembly chaperone HscA: MSDIIGIDLGTTNSLVAVMKDGSPVVVSPEAERSIVPSVVSFRSDRVLVGDKARSDRTDNIRNTIYSIKRFMGRGYNDIEAERRHLPYEFDSSQTEAVFVKARGRTYGAPEISAIILRELKSRAEKSIGHRVQRAVITVPAYFNDAQRQATKDAGRLAGLDVLRIVNEPTAASLAYGLHERNRGIIAVYDLGGGTFDISILKVKDGVFEVLATGGDTRLGGDDIDRALADYLIEKSGVENGVKENPEIVGLFVLAAENAKQDLTDNEKTEVVVECSGESPLSFSQTLTREEMEKIALPIAERTIGPCRRALKDAGLATSEVDEVVLVGGSTRMPLIGRMVTEFFGKEAKSELNPDEVVALGAAVQADILSGGRTDMLLLDVTPLSLGIETMGGAMSWIIPRNTTIPTSQREVFTTFKDNQTGVDIHVLQGERELIKDNRSLAKFVLGIDPAPAGMARIEVSFLIDANGILSVTARDLRSGKAASVEVQPSYGLTDEQVEKMLLESFEHAEADIHARQVLEARTEAESVMAATMRALRDYGEDKVGDEERNVIKQALSELEKVMDGDDHQVIRDKIDALNEVTHPLAERMMDNVLKEALANKRLTEAMSD, from the coding sequence ATGAGCGATATAATAGGCATAGATCTAGGTACGACGAACAGTCTAGTTGCCGTCATGAAGGACGGCAGTCCCGTGGTTGTATCCCCAGAGGCAGAGCGCTCTATCGTGCCCTCTGTTGTGAGTTTTCGATCCGATCGGGTTTTGGTGGGCGATAAAGCCAGGTCTGATCGTACAGACAATATTCGAAATACAATTTATTCCATCAAGAGATTTATGGGTCGCGGGTACAACGACATTGAGGCCGAGCGCCGCCACCTGCCCTATGAGTTTGATTCGAGCCAGACCGAAGCGGTTTTTGTAAAAGCCAGAGGGCGCACCTACGGCGCACCCGAAATCAGCGCAATTATTTTACGTGAACTGAAATCCCGTGCAGAAAAATCGATTGGCCACCGTGTGCAGCGAGCCGTTATTACGGTGCCTGCGTATTTCAACGACGCTCAACGTCAGGCGACCAAAGATGCGGGTCGCCTTGCAGGTCTCGATGTCCTCCGTATCGTGAATGAGCCGACAGCGGCTTCTCTGGCCTATGGCCTGCACGAGCGAAACCGGGGAATTATTGCTGTATATGACCTGGGCGGCGGCACGTTCGATATCTCTATCCTGAAGGTGAAGGACGGGGTTTTCGAGGTGCTTGCAACCGGTGGCGACACCCGCCTCGGTGGTGACGATATCGACCGTGCATTGGCGGATTATTTAATTGAAAAATCCGGGGTTGAAAATGGCGTTAAGGAAAATCCCGAAATCGTTGGTTTGTTTGTTCTGGCGGCAGAAAATGCAAAACAGGATTTGACGGACAATGAGAAAACGGAAGTCGTGGTGGAATGCTCTGGTGAGAGCCCGCTCTCTTTTAGTCAAACACTTACCCGAGAGGAAATGGAAAAAATTGCGTTGCCCATCGCAGAGCGCACGATAGGTCCCTGCAGGCGGGCGCTCAAAGATGCCGGACTGGCTACGAGTGAAGTGGATGAAGTGGTTCTCGTGGGCGGCTCAACACGGATGCCGCTTATCGGGCGCATGGTCACGGAGTTTTTTGGGAAAGAGGCAAAATCAGAGTTGAACCCGGACGAGGTGGTGGCGTTGGGCGCTGCGGTGCAGGCTGACATTCTTTCGGGCGGGCGCACCGACATGCTTCTTCTTGATGTTACGCCCCTTTCCTTGGGTATCGAGACGATGGGCGGGGCGATGAGTTGGATCATCCCGCGAAATACAACAATTCCGACGAGCCAGCGTGAGGTGTTCACCACCTTTAAAGACAACCAGACCGGCGTGGATATTCATGTCCTTCAGGGCGAGCGAGAGTTGATTAAAGATAATCGCTCGTTGGCCAAATTTGTTCTTGGCATCGATCCGGCACCGGCGGGGATGGCCCGAATCGAAGTGTCTTTTTTGATAGACGCCAATGGCATACTAAGCGTAACCGCAAGAGATCTGCGAAGCGGCAAAGCGGCGTCGGTGGAAGTTCAGCCTTCCTACGGCTTGACGGATGAGCAGGTGGAAAAAATGTTGCTTGAATCGTTTGAGCATGCCGAGGCTGATATACATGCACGCCAGGTTCTTGAGGCTCGAACGGAGGCAGAGAGCGTGATGGCGGCGACAATGCGTGCGCTCCGGGATTATGGGGAAGATAAGGTCGGAGATGAGGAGAGGAACGTTATTAAGCAAGCGTTATCCGAGCTGGAAAAAGTCATGGATGGGGACGATCATCAGGTCATCCGCGACAAAATTGATGCATTGAATGAGGTGACCCATCCGTTGGCCGAGCGGATGATGGACAATGTTCTCAAGGAGGCATTGGCTAATAAACGGCTTACAGAGGCGATGAGCGATTAA
- a CDS encoding arsenate reductase ArsC translates to MGSKAGGLVEKTKILFLCTGNACRSQMAEGWARHLRADILEPFSAGIETHGLNPRAARVMAEAGVDISGHKSKTLSDLGGKVFDYVVTVCGHAHESCPVFSGGAKVVHVPFDDPPKLAESARNEDEALAHYRRVRDEIRAFIESLPGALGG, encoded by the coding sequence ATGGGCAGCAAGGCGGGAGGGCTCGTGGAAAAAACAAAAATCTTATTTTTATGCACCGGAAACGCCTGCCGGAGCCAAATGGCCGAGGGCTGGGCGAGGCACTTAAGGGCTGATATTTTAGAGCCTTTCTCTGCGGGGATTGAAACCCACGGCTTGAACCCGAGGGCCGCTCGGGTAATGGCCGAGGCCGGGGTGGATATTTCCGGGCATAAATCAAAGACCTTGAGTGATTTAGGGGGCAAGGTTTTTGATTATGTCGTGACAGTTTGCGGCCATGCCCATGAGAGCTGCCCGGTTTTCTCGGGCGGCGCCAAGGTGGTTCATGTCCCCTTTGATGATCCGCCCAAGCTCGCCGAAAGTGCCCGAAATGAAGACGAGGCGCTGGCGCATTACCGCCGGGTGCGCGATGAAATTCGTGCGTTTATTGAGTCGCTCCCTGGGGCGCTCGGAGGGTAG
- a CDS encoding CoA transferase: MNPGMDGALEGVRVLEVCQIMAGPFCGALLGDMGADVIKVEKLAGGDDARHMGRHFDGGEGHGFMNLNRNKRSLAINLKDEKGLALLRELATGADALIENFRPGTMDRLGLGYEDLHALNPGLIYASISGYGQTGPFRDKGGFDLVAQGLASLMSFTGEPGRPPVKIPIPVCDLNAGIYTAMSILSAYIYKLKTGKGQRIDTSLVDAGLGYTFWQASQFFPSGEVPTPRGSAHELAAPYQAFKCTDGYIALGAANQSNWERTCKAIGREDLLERDEYKTDKDRGSHYLKLAEELDSVFETDARDAWIERLEAERVPCGPILDMAETFDHPQIKAREMAVDVSHPAAGKTRVLGFPPKFSETPGIVRRPSPTLGQHTDEVIKELGKSDEEIRHLREEGVLA; this comes from the coding sequence ATGAACCCAGGCATGGACGGTGCGCTTGAGGGCGTTCGCGTCCTGGAAGTGTGTCAGATTATGGCGGGGCCTTTTTGTGGCGCCCTTCTGGGCGACATGGGGGCCGACGTCATTAAAGTTGAGAAACTCGCTGGCGGGGATGATGCTCGCCACATGGGCCGTCACTTCGACGGTGGCGAGGGTCACGGCTTTATGAACCTGAACCGCAACAAGAGAAGCCTCGCCATTAACCTTAAGGATGAAAAAGGCCTTGCCCTTCTCCGCGAATTAGCCACAGGCGCCGATGCGCTGATTGAAAATTTTCGGCCGGGAACGATGGATCGCCTGGGGCTCGGCTATGAAGATCTCCACGCACTGAACCCCGGTCTTATCTACGCCTCGATTTCGGGTTATGGCCAAACGGGTCCTTTCAGGGACAAGGGTGGGTTTGATCTGGTGGCGCAGGGCCTCGCAAGCCTGATGAGTTTTACCGGCGAGCCTGGTCGCCCGCCCGTCAAGATACCGATTCCGGTATGCGATCTGAATGCGGGCATTTACACGGCCATGTCAATTCTGTCCGCCTATATTTACAAGCTAAAAACCGGCAAGGGCCAGCGCATCGACACCTCACTCGTAGATGCAGGCCTGGGCTATACCTTCTGGCAAGCCTCGCAATTTTTTCCCTCGGGCGAGGTCCCAACGCCTCGTGGTTCGGCCCATGAATTGGCAGCCCCCTATCAGGCCTTCAAGTGCACGGACGGCTACATCGCGCTCGGCGCCGCCAATCAGTCGAACTGGGAGCGCACCTGCAAAGCCATTGGACGCGAGGATTTGCTTGAACGGGATGAGTACAAGACCGACAAAGATCGCGGGAGCCATTATCTCAAGCTGGCAGAAGAGTTGGATAGCGTTTTTGAGACAGATGCTCGCGATGCCTGGATTGAGCGATTAGAGGCCGAGCGTGTGCCTTGCGGCCCGATACTCGACATGGCCGAGACGTTTGATCATCCGCAGATAAAGGCCCGAGAAATGGCTGTCGATGTGTCACATCCCGCTGCCGGTAAAACCCGTGTGCTCGGTTTTCCGCCCAAGTTCTCCGAGACCCCCGGCATCGTCCGCAGGCCCTCGCCAACCCTGGGCCAGCACACCGATGAAGTGATTAAAGAGCTTGGCAAAAGCGATGAGGAAATTCGCCATCTTCGAGAAGAGGGCGTTCTCGCTTAG
- the hscB gene encoding Fe-S protein assembly co-chaperone HscB — MNRTSTKNKKLFSVFDEDGEIQPVPASVDHFAFLELPKKMNINEAVLESTFFEYSRKLHPDFFMNAPASKRILSLDASARLNAAYKTLKDPIQRAVYLVELESGKLEENDSSPPVELLEDIFMAQEAAADYKCCENGGEEAEGLRANLMAAKECFEAQRSGQRAALDKLGGRWDEAVDAGEEPPSEVIDKLRSVLGLRNYIENILRNVDRALEEA, encoded by the coding sequence ATGAATCGAACGAGCACAAAAAATAAAAAGCTCTTTTCTGTTTTCGATGAAGACGGGGAAATCCAACCCGTCCCCGCTAGCGTTGATCATTTTGCGTTTTTAGAATTGCCTAAAAAAATGAATATCAATGAGGCTGTTCTCGAATCAACTTTTTTTGAATACAGCCGCAAACTCCACCCTGACTTTTTTATGAACGCCCCTGCCTCGAAGCGCATTCTCAGCCTAGACGCTTCGGCTCGTCTTAACGCGGCATACAAAACACTCAAAGATCCCATCCAAAGAGCGGTTTATCTTGTTGAGCTAGAAAGCGGGAAGCTTGAAGAGAACGATTCGAGCCCGCCGGTGGAGTTGCTTGAAGATATTTTTATGGCCCAAGAGGCCGCCGCCGACTATAAGTGCTGCGAAAACGGCGGAGAGGAGGCCGAGGGGCTTCGCGCCAACCTGATGGCGGCAAAAGAATGTTTTGAGGCCCAACGCTCTGGTCAGCGCGCTGCGTTGGATAAGCTAGGTGGTCGCTGGGACGAGGCCGTGGACGCTGGCGAAGAGCCTCCTTCGGAAGTTATCGATAAACTGCGCTCGGTTTTGGGGCTTCGAAATTATATAGAAAATATTCTTCGGAATGTAGATCGGGCACTGGAAGAGGCTTGA